The following coding sequences lie in one Phycicoccus duodecadis genomic window:
- a CDS encoding MFS transporter — MTRPVLRQVHNIGRRRAWAIWAVGLSVYVLAVFHRTSLGVAGLLAAERFHISAAQLSTFTVVQLAVYAAMQIPVGVLLDRFGSKRLMLTGLVLMTAGQFWFAVAGTFEVGLAARVLLGAGDAMVFTSLLRLVALWFRVKQAPFITQLSGMVGQLGAVAAATPLAAALAAFGWTRSYATAAGLGVVLGVALVLVVKDSPYRGEAVERIKVRALARTLGEVWGNPGTRLGLWVHFTSQFGATVFTMLWGYPFLVSEGVSPRTASLVLVAMTLTAMAAGPVIATFTARLPYRRSQLVLGIVAVIAVTWAVTLLWPGPAPLWLLVVLAVVTAVGGPGSMVGFDLARTFHPPTHLGRATGVVNVGGFTASLLCIALIGVVLDRLAPGGPSEYTRDDFRLAMSVQFLFWGLGVVQLVRYRRKGLSHIESIDPAALDALRAGETLLPGISTDPPR; from the coding sequence GTGACCCGCCCCGTGCTCCGCCAGGTGCACAACATCGGCCGGCGCCGCGCCTGGGCCATCTGGGCCGTCGGCCTCTCCGTGTACGTGCTGGCCGTCTTCCACCGCACCTCGCTCGGGGTGGCCGGGCTGCTGGCGGCCGAGCGGTTCCACATCAGCGCCGCCCAGCTGTCGACCTTCACCGTGGTCCAGCTCGCGGTCTACGCCGCCATGCAGATCCCCGTGGGCGTGCTGCTCGACCGCTTCGGTTCCAAGCGCCTGATGCTCACCGGCCTGGTGCTGATGACCGCCGGGCAGTTCTGGTTCGCCGTCGCGGGCACCTTCGAGGTCGGGCTGGCCGCGCGGGTGCTGCTGGGCGCCGGCGACGCGATGGTCTTCACCTCGTTGCTGCGCCTCGTCGCCCTGTGGTTCCGGGTGAAGCAGGCCCCCTTCATCACCCAGCTGAGCGGGATGGTCGGCCAGCTCGGCGCGGTGGCGGCCGCCACCCCGCTGGCCGCCGCCCTCGCCGCGTTCGGATGGACCCGCTCGTACGCCACCGCGGCCGGCCTCGGGGTGGTCCTCGGCGTCGCCCTCGTCCTGGTCGTCAAGGACAGCCCGTACCGGGGCGAGGCGGTCGAGCGCATCAAGGTGCGGGCCCTGGCCCGCACCCTCGGCGAGGTCTGGGGCAACCCCGGCACCCGGCTCGGGCTCTGGGTGCACTTCACCTCGCAGTTCGGGGCCACCGTCTTCACGATGCTCTGGGGCTACCCGTTCCTGGTGAGCGAGGGGGTGTCGCCGCGCACGGCCTCGCTGGTCCTGGTCGCGATGACCCTCACGGCCATGGCGGCCGGCCCGGTGATCGCCACCTTCACCGCGCGGCTGCCGTACCGCCGCTCGCAGCTGGTGCTCGGCATCGTCGCGGTCATCGCCGTCACCTGGGCCGTCACGCTGCTCTGGCCCGGGCCGGCCCCGCTCTGGCTGCTGGTCGTCCTGGCCGTCGTCACCGCGGTCGGGGGCCCCGGGTCGATGGTGGGCTTCGACCTGGCCCGCACCTTCCACCCCCCGACCCACCTGGGGCGCGCGACCGGAGTGGTCAACGTCGGCGGGTTCACCGCCTCGCTGCTGTGCATCGCCCTCATCGGGGTGGTCCTGGACCGCCTCGCGCCGGGCGGCCCGTCCGAGTACACCCGCGACGACTTCCGCCTCGCGATGTCGGTGCAGTTCCTGTTCTGGGGCCTCGGGGTCGTGCAGCTGGTGCGCTACCGGCGCAAGGGGCTGAGCCACATCGAGTCCATCGACCCGGCGGCGCTGGACGCCCTGCGGGCCGGGGAGACCCTGCTGCCCGGCATCTCGACCGACCCGCCGCGCTGA
- a CDS encoding SDR family NAD(P)-dependent oxidoreductase: MPPALPAAFDLTGRTAVVTGAGSPSGIGFACARLLAECGAAVVIGATTDRVHERAASLTGSGHRAVGVVADLTTEAGAAATVEAALALGGGVDVLVNNAGMVSVAGGGDYLEGDLLGTPPERWAASLARNLDTAYLVTRAALPHLRASGSGRVVMVSSTAGPVMALRADVAYTTAKAALVGLARALAVDEAAAGVTANAVAPGWIATGSQTPSEEAEGLLVPAGRSGIAAEVAAAVAFLASPGAAYVTGQVLVVDGGNGVAEQRLPVGS; this comes from the coding sequence GTGCCGCCGGCCCTTCCGGCCGCGTTCGACCTCACCGGGCGGACGGCGGTCGTCACCGGCGCGGGCTCACCATCGGGCATCGGGTTCGCCTGCGCGCGACTGCTGGCCGAGTGTGGCGCGGCCGTCGTCATCGGGGCCACGACCGACCGCGTCCACGAGCGCGCCGCCTCGTTGACCGGCTCCGGGCACCGGGCCGTCGGGGTGGTGGCCGACCTCACCACCGAGGCGGGGGCGGCGGCGACCGTCGAGGCCGCGCTCGCCCTCGGCGGCGGCGTCGACGTCCTGGTCAACAACGCCGGGATGGTGTCGGTGGCCGGCGGCGGCGACTACCTCGAGGGCGACCTCCTCGGCACGCCACCGGAACGCTGGGCCGCCTCGCTGGCCCGCAACCTCGACACCGCCTACCTGGTCACCCGGGCGGCGCTGCCGCACCTGCGGGCGAGCGGGTCCGGGCGGGTCGTGATGGTCTCGTCGACGGCCGGGCCCGTGATGGCCTTGCGGGCCGACGTCGCGTACACGACCGCGAAGGCCGCCCTCGTGGGCCTGGCCCGGGCGCTGGCCGTCGACGAGGCGGCGGCCGGGGTGACCGCCAACGCCGTCGCCCCCGGCTGGATCGCCACCGGGTCCCAGACGCCGTCCGAGGAGGCCGAGGGGCTGCTGGTCCCGGCGGGGCGCTCGGGCATCGCGGCCGAGGTGGCCGCGGCCGTCGCGTTCCTCGCGAGCCCGGGGGCCGCGTACGTCACGGGCCAGGTGCTGGTCGTCGACGGCGGCAACGGCGTGGCCGAGCAGCGCCTCCCGGTCGGCTCCTAG